A single window of Pogoniulus pusillus isolate bPogPus1 chromosome 11, bPogPus1.pri, whole genome shotgun sequence DNA harbors:
- the FN3K gene encoding fructosamine-3-kinase, translating into MEKILKTELKTSLLKAFGSSGGGYISQGQAYETDSGRVFVKINHKPEARRMFEGEMASLEAIQKTNIVRVPQPIKVIDLPGGGAMFVMEYLKMKHLNKYSSKLGEQIAELHLYNQKLGDKLRKEGNTIGKGAGRSESQYVDKFGFHKVTCCGFIPQVNEWQSDWPSFFIRHRLQAQMDLIEKDYGDREARELWSQIKLKIPEMFCDVEIVPALLHGDLWAGNVAEDDSGPIIFDPASFYGHSEFELAIAGMFGGFSSSFFSAYHSKIPKAPGFEKRNKLYQLFNYINHWNHFGTGYRGSTINVMKKLLK; encoded by the exons ATGGAAAAAATCCTGAAAACAGAATTGAAAACTTCTCTCCTGAAGGCATTTGGAAGCTCGGGAGGAGGATACATTAGCCAAGGCCAAGCTTATGAAACAGACAGTGGACGAGTGTTTGTTAAAATCAACCACAAACCAGAG GCTAGAAGAATGTTTGAAGGGGAAATGGCAAGCCTGGAAGCTATTCAGAAAACCAATATTGTGAGAGTGCCTCAGCCTATTAAAGTAATTGACCTGCCTGGAGGAGGAGCAATGTTTGTCATGGAGTACCTAAAGATGAAGCACCTCAACAA ATATTCTTCAAAACTTGGTGAGCAGATAGCAGAGCTTCATCTTTATAACCAGAAACTTGGAGACAAATTAAGAAAGGAGGGAAACACAATTG GTAAAGGAGCAGGTCGCTCTGAGTCTCAGTATGTGGATAAGTTTGGATTCCATAAAGTCACTTGCTGTGGTTTTATACCACAG GTGAATGaatggcagagtgattggccttcCTTCTTTATTCGTCACCGACTCCAAGCTCAGATGGATTTGATTGAAAAAGATTACGGAGACAGAGAAGCCAGAGAACTTTGGTCACAGATAAAA ctaaagaTTCCTGAAATGTTCTGTGATGTAGAAATCGTTCCTGCCCTTCTGCATGGGGACCTGTGGGCAGGAAATGTGGCTGAGGATGACTCTGGGCCAATTATCTTTGATCCTGCTTCTTTCTATGGCCACTCAGAATTTGAACTGGCCATTGCCGGAATGTTTGGTGGATTTAGCAGCTCTTTTTTCTCTGCCTATCACAGTAAAATACCCAAAGCTCCAGGGTTTGAGAAACGAAACAAATTGTATCAGCTCTTTAATTACATAAACCACTGGAACCATTTTGGGACAGGGTACAGGGGTTCTACCATAAATGTAATGAAGAAACTTCTGAAGTAG